The Leucoraja erinacea ecotype New England unplaced genomic scaffold, Leri_hhj_1 Leri_384S, whole genome shotgun sequence genome contains the following window.
CTTCTTTAATCAGTTCAATTGTATTCTTCAGCTGGTAAGTCCCATCCCAATTCGGTAATAGATCACTGGATTCAAACCCGGGGACCCCCTCACCATCTCTCAGCCACGTTACATCGATGGCCTGTGGGTAGAAGCCTGTGACAAGGCAGGAGAGGCTCAGTGATTGCGACCCATCACGTTTAATCCCAATAAACACCTCAGGGGTTTCTGCAAGTAGAAGAAGCGTTAGAATCAGTAAAGACATGAAGAAAAGTCGTCAATTGGAAGATCACTGCACCTCACCTCTTTCCCAGGCTTCTCTCTGGCTGAACAAAGTTTCCAGCcacgacccaaaatgctggaataagccaacaggtcaggcagcatctctggagagaaggaatgcccagagatgctatctgacccgctgagttattcgaacatcttctatcttcggtgtaaaccatcatctgcagttctatttTGCACAAAGTTTCCAGCCTTTTCTCTTTTCATTTTGAATTTTTGACAAAACAACAAAACATTTAGTTTTAATATCTCTGACATGCTCTATATCTTTGCTCCAGACTTTAACTGACAACACAGACGGAAGGGGAATGCAGGGCCCGATGGAGGAGTATAACTCACCATTGGGATTGATACTGTAGACGTGATTGCTTCTACTTGTCACGAATCTCTGCTGAATAATAACACTAAATATTCCAAGAGGGAATGGGAGGAagaagtccagcagaggaggacaaagggcttaattaggaaagggaaaatagattatgaaagaaaacgggcagggaacataaaaactgactgcaaaagactttgtagatatgtgaagagaaaaagattagtttaataaaatgtaggtctcttgcagtcggaaacaggtgaattgatcatggggaacaaggacatggcagaccaattgaataactactttggttctgtcttcaataaggaagacatcaatcatctgccggaaatagcaggggaccgagggtcaaatgagatggaggaactgagtgaaatccaggttagccgggaagtagtgttaggtaaattgaatggagtaaaggctgataaatccccagggccggataggatgcatcccagagtacttaaggaagtagccccagaaacagtggatgcattagtgatcatttttcaaaactcattagattctggattaggtcctgaggattggagggtagctaatgtaaccccacattttaaaaagggagagagagagaaaacggggaattacagacctgtaacatcgatagtggggaatcagttattaaagatgggatagcagcacatttggaaagtggtgaaatcattggacaaagtcagcatggatttatgaaatttaaatcatgtctgacgaatattacagaatttttcgaggctgtaactagtagagtggataaggaagaaccagtggatgtggtgtatctggactttcagaaggctttctacaaggtcccacataagagattagtatacaaacttaaagcacacggtattgggggttcagtattgatgtggatagagaactggttggcagacaggaagcaaagagtaggagtaaacgggtccttttcacaatagcaggtagtgactagtgggctaccgcaaggctcagtgctgggaccccagctatttacaatatatattaatgatttgtacgagggaattgaatgcaacatctccaagtttgcggatgacacaaagctggggggcagtgttagctgtgaggaggatgctaggagactgcaaggtgacttggataggttggtgagtgggcaaatgcatggcagatgcagtataatgtggataaatgtgaggttatccactttggtgccaaaaacaggaaagtagaaagtaaatctgaatggtggctgattaggaaaaggggagatgcaacgagacctgggtgtcatggtacaccagtcattgaaagtaggaatgcaggtgcagcaggcagtgaagaaagtgaatggcatgttagcattatagcaaaaggatttgattattggagcagggaggttctactgcagttgtataatgtcttggtgagaccacacctggagtattgtgtacagttttggtctcctaatctgaggaaagacattcttgccatagagggagtacagataaggttcaccagactgattcctgggatgtcaggactgtcatataaccatataaccatataacaattacagcacggaaacaggccatctcggccctacaagtccgtgccgaacaacttttttccccttagtcccacctgcctgcactcataccataaccctccattcccttctgatccatatgcctatccaatttatttttaaatgataccaacgaacctgcctccaccacatccactggaagctcattccacaccgctaccactctctgagtaaagaagttccccctcatgttgcccctaaacttctgtcccttaattatctTGTGCAtttcaactacctttgagaacattagcaatagacaataggtgtaggtcactggtgcatacctaaAACAAGCTACATGCTCTATATTCAtctcgatatcttgtgcattacaactgccTTGGAGAGCattagcaatagacaataggtacgggACACTGGTGCATACCTAAAACAAGCTACATGCTCTatattcatagaaaacatagacaataggtgcaggccactGGTGCATACCTAAAACAagctacatataaccatataacaattacagcacggaaacaggccatctcggccctacaagtccatgccgaacaactttttttccccttagacccacctgcctgcactcataccatacccctccattcccttctcatccatatgcctatctaatttatttttaaatgataccaacgaacctgcctccaccacttccactggaagctcattccacaccgctaccactctctgagtaaagaagttccccctcatgttacccctaaacttctgtcccttaattatctTGTGCAtttcaactacctttgagaacattagcaatagacaataggtacaggtcactggtgcatacccgaaacaagctacatgctctatattcatagaaacatagacaataggtgcaggtcactggtgcatacctaaAACAAGCTACATGCTCTATATTCAtctcgatatcttgtgcattacaactgccTTTGAGAACattagcaatagacaataggtacgggACACTGGTGCATACCTAAAACAAGCTACATGCtctatattcatagaaacatagacaataggtgcaggtcactggtgcatacctaaAGCAAGCTACATGCTCTATATTCAtctcgatatcttgtgcattacaactaccttggAGAACATTAgctataggcaatagacaataggtgcaggccactGGTGCATACCTAAAACAagctacatataaccatataacaattacagcacggaaacaggccatctcggccctacaagtccgtgccgaacaactttttttcccttagtcccacctgcctgcactcataccataaccctccattcccttctcatccatatgcctatccaatttatttttaaatgataccaacgaacctgtccgccttcaccacttccactggaagctcattccacaccgctaccactctctgagtaaagaagttccccctcatattacccctaaacttctgtcccttaattctgaagtcatgtcctcttgtttgaatcttccctattctcaaagggaaaagcttgtccacatcaactctgtctatccctctcatcattttaaagacctttatcaagtccccccttaaccttctgcgctccagagaataaagacctaacttattcaacctatctctgtaacttagttgttgaaacccaggcaacattctagtaaatctcctctgtactccctctattttgttgacatccttcctataattgggcgaccaaaactgtacaccatactccagatttggtctcaccaaacactaagaaatgaatattgaattgctaaacttgctattgtgttgtaccgcttacagctgcaagaacctgtagcatcaataaagggctataggtgtATCgcgagtgtatatatatatatatatactagacacagtgcagacacgttgggtctgttcccccaacgtgtgtttacggcgagtgtgtgtgtatatatgtgtgtgtgtgtgtgtgtacaatatacatatgaagaaagactggatagactcggcttgtactcggtagaatttagaagattgaggggggatcttatagaaacttacaaaattcttaaggggttggacaggctagacgtaggaagattgttcccgatgttggggaaatccaggacgagctgtcacagtttaacgataagggggaaaacttttaggaccgagatgagaaaaacatttttcacacagagagtggagaatctgtggaattctcttccacagaaggtagttgaggccaattcattggctatatttaagagggagttagatggggcccttgtggctaaaggtatcagggggtatggagagaaggcaggtacaggatactgagttggatgatcagccattcctgtttaccatctacacagcggattgtcaatataacaccaacagctgctttttgcagaaattttcagatgacacagctgttgtaggcctcatcaaagggggcaatgaggaggagtatagagacacaattaacaactttgtggagtggagtgcacacaataatctccatctcaacaccaaaaaaacgaaggagatagttgtggatttcaggagggggaggaggaggattcaaccaacaccaatcaccatcaggggcactgaggtggaggtggtcgccaaccacaggtaccttggtgtgcagcttgacagtgagctggactggaagagtcatatggaggcggtgtacaggaagggacaaagtagactgtattttttaaggaggctaaagtcatttaatatctgtcaacccctactgtgcagtgtctaccattcagtggtggccagtgctctgttttttgctgtggcctgttggggagatggcgcccgaatagcggacaaaaacagactggataagctgatcaggaaggccggctcagtggttggggcagagcaactaacggtcaagcaggtggcagaggccagaactctgaaaaaactaggctcaataatgaccaaacccactcacccactccacgccctgaaggtgatcaagtgcagcatcttcagtcagagactgattgcaccaatgtgcaaaacggagagacataggaagtcttgtataccagctgctataaggttttataatgcacaaaaattttaacttattatgtattgaagatatctgttgaaatgtgtggtgttatgtctgtcttgaagctgttgtggcactgtaatttcctgtaaaggattattaaaggttattcattcattcattcatattgaatggcggtgcaggctcgaagggccgaatggcctactactccacctattttctatgtttctatgtttaaccagAGAACTGTTGGAAATTGAATGTTACCAACTTAAGGAGTAATAGAGGCAAATAGAGAATCTGTTTGGGTTTCTGATCAGTTCAGCGACAGACCCTTCACTCCAGAAGGTTGGTGCTGAACATAAGAtcgtcatatccctccatttattGAATATCTATATGAGTGTGAATAGTGGACACTTGTGCAATGTTAATGTTTCACTTGCCCTTCCTACCCACTGGATCCATCTAAGAGGCATGTTGCCAGACAATTTACTGATACCCTCGCCCAAGAACAGGGTGGCGAAGCGGTTGAgctactgcctaacagcgccagaaacctgggctcGAAACtttctacgggtgcttgtcttcacagagtgtgtacgttctccctgtgaactgcatgggttttatccgagatcttcggtttcccctcacactcgaaagacgtacaaatttgtaggttaattgggttggtataatgcaaattgtccctcgtgtgtgtaggatagtgttagtgagtgggcatcgctggctggtgcggtctcggtgggccaaagggcctgtttcctaactgtatctctgaactaaacaaaataattgcTCAAGTGTCAGCCTGAAGTGCATGATATTTCCCACCTTATCTAGAGGATATCCCCGTTCCACCAGTCAGAGTGCCTAGGTCGTGTACCTCTCCTCTGTAGTGCTTCTTGTCCACACTCCAGATATATCAGCAGCCACTTCACACAGTCCTTCTCCAGGAGATCTTTGAAATATTTGTTCATGAAGATGTTGACATTCCACCGATCTGCTAGCACCTGGAAATCTGGACGTAGAGCAATCCAGCGCATTCTGTCCTTGTCAAAAGCACAGGCATCCTCCCCATCATAACCCAGTCTGACAAACCCATCAGTGGAATTGTCACTGTCCACTTCACAGCCGCAGAAACCCTGCACAAAGAAAATAGCTGGGGCTGAGGTAGGGGTGAAGGATTTGGGTTGggtagaggggatggaggggagaggcaatttacaaatcAGTTCTCAGCATGGTACAAACAGGCATAACAGaacacagcacaggagcaggtttagtttagagatacagtgcggaaagaggcccttcagcccaccgagtccgtaccgaccagtggtccccgcatattaacactatcctacacagactgctttctttccagctttctccaaccTGCACCACTCTAAATGGTCCTGGTCTAATATGTTTTCTGTCCATTTTtccacagaatgctgcctgacttgttgagttcctcctgtttgtttttaattcagattggcagcatctgcagttggctATGACTCCATCTTAGCACAATTGATgatcagtgtggattcagtgagcagaagggccggtttccatgatgtgtgactcaatgactctatgacccatGGTCTATATACTGAGGGCATAGACTAACCTCAAGTGTTGAGGGGAGAAGCTTTGCTGTTGTGGATGTAACACTAAAGGTGTTCTGCTGTGTCAGAAGGATAGAACTCAGATTTCTGCACTGTCATACATAAAGAACAAAGGAAGAAGTGCATTGTCAGATGGGCAATGCTTCAGAGCCAACAGGTAAGTCTGAAGGTTAAGGCAATGCAGATGGGAAGTACATCAAGGCTGTTGCACCATGTGGGATTGCTACACCCTCTGAGCATTGTTGCCAATATTGAGGGAATGCTGCATTAACAGAATATTATTACCGAAGGAATACATCATAATCACCATCAACCAGCTTAAATCAAGGTCCCATCTCTAGGTGATCAGGCTATAAAtaaactaaggtacacaaaagtgctgaaaaaactcagcgggtgcagcagcatctatggagcgaaggaaatatgcaacgtttcgggtcaaaacccttcttcagaatataaaTAAACTAATGTTTTCTCCCTCATTCTAGCCCAATAAAACAGATGATCCATTCCATCCACTTATTACTGGTGTTGAATATCAAATGCTTAACCCATAAATACATTATCACCAGCCAACTGTTATCGATGGGTGTTCAGCATTAAGGACACATTTAATATAAAAGATGGGCCGTGTCTCTATCAAAATGTGATGGAGTAAATGCCCGaaacagcatcaatggtgctgaagtgaaaAAGGTTTGAGAGGTTCTGGTTCCCATACTGCCTCAGGACACTACGGAAATGCGGCATCACCAATGACACTTACAAACTTCTACGAATGTTCCATAGAAGCATACTGGCAGGTTGCATCACAACAAAGTTTGGAAAgagttctgcccaagaccgctGGAAATTGCCGAGATGTGGAGATGTAGCACAGTCGATCACACAAACATAATTCCCCACCATTGAGACCATCTGTATTTCAACTGGCTCAggaaagcagacaacataatcaaagattcaCTCCGCTCTCGCATTCCTTcttcttccatataaccatataacaattacagcacggaaacaggccatctcggccctacaagtccgtgccaaacaacgtttttcccttagtcccacttgcctgcactcataccataaccctccattcccttctcatccatatgcctatccaatttatttttaaatgataccaatgaacctgccgacaccacttccactggaagctcattccacaccgctaccactctctgagtaaagaagttccccctcatattacccctaaacttctgtcccttaattctgaagtcatgacctcttgtttgaatcttccctattctcaaagggaaaagcttgtccacatcaactctgtctctccgtctcatcattttaaagacctctatcaggtcccccattaaccttctgcgctccagagaataaagacctaacttattcaacctatctctgtaacttagttgttgaaacccaggcaacattctagtaaatctcctctgtactctctctattttgttgacatcattcctataattgggcgaccaaaattgtacaccatactccagatttggtctcaccaatgccttgtataattttaacatgacATCCAACAGAAGGTACGCAAGCTTGAAAACGTGCCCCACTAGACTCAGTAGCTGGTTCCTCCCtaatgttatcaggtttctgaacagtcctCCCTTATGCTAGGGGTCACCTCAACCTTGTTGTAGacactggactttgtctctggcactggcacattacaatgctgagaactatattctgccctctttgctctacctattgtacttgagtttggtttgattgtatttgtgaATAGTATTCTTTGGTGTGATTGACTAACATGCAAAACAAGTGTGTCAGATTACTCCAGTACATGTGACAGcaacaaaactaaaacaaaatccaTCTGTGGCATCACTGGGTCTCCACCCCAGGTCCGGTCACGACACTTACTCAATATACCATGTTGCTGTTGGTAAACTATCTCAGCATTTCCTTTGACAATCCCATGAAAACCTGCAACTGTGATGGCCATTGAATCCCAGTGATCCTGCGGGAAAGACTGGGCCATCCATCGCTGTCTGGGAACAGCCCGCTCTAGTGTGCTGTCAAAATATGCTATCTGGAGGTCATCCAACATTGCTACCATACTGTACTCAGGCAGCTCACTCAATCCATGGTTCAACAGGTAGTAAAATGCAAGTTGGTGAAAATCTGCAATGCATAAACAAAAATGAGTACGATTGTATCATTCACTGTAAAGAACTCAAAGTTATTAATGCTAAAACTGATAACAGTGCAAGAAATTTGAATAAGGGTgtcacaaggatctgcagatccaagtgctggaggaactcagtggggcaggcagcatcaatgaTCAGGTAACAATTTGGGTCAGGAGCCTTTAGTTTAGGTTTCAGCTAGAGgcgcagcatgaaaacaggcccttcggcccactgagtccacactggccagcaaccCCCACactctaacaccatcctacacacacaagggacaatttacattctacaccaatccaattatccaattaacctacaaacctctatgtctttggaatgtgggaagaatcatgtggagaatgtacaaactccgtacagtcgcgATCCAACCTGGGTCTACGGTGCTGTAATCGAGATAAGggagcaagtctaccgctgcaccactgagccatcTTCAAGAGTTGGCAAGATGGGCTCTGATATCTACTCCACCAATTGTGGTCGAGGTATTGAATTATCCGATTGGATTGCTTCCCATCTTCAAAGATCTATTATTGTCTATCATGTCGATAGTTACAATATTCCAAAATTCAAAGAATATTTAATTATATTAAGAGgtgggggtgtgagagagagggtgttTGTGgcaggggtgggtggaggggggtgtagggaaggggggttgggggtggggaagggaggtgagggaggggttgggggaggggatgtgggggaggggatgtggggaagtggagggggtgtgggggagggggcattgtgagagggtggtgtgggggagggggtgtgtgagaggggggtgtgggggaggggggaaggaggtggagtggaggaggggtgtgaggggatggggtgtgggggagggcaaTGTGGGGGagtttggggagggggtgtgtgggggacggggtagggtgggggttgggggttgtgtggggggggggtggtttgggagtATTGGGGGACAGTTGCGGAGGGAGGGGGaccgtgggggagggggtgggggaggcggggtgtgggggtgtgtgaagGAGGcgatgtgagggagggggggggggtgtgggggagggagatgtgggggaggtgggtgggggtggggggaagggtgatgtggagaaatgggggtgggggtgtttggGGAGGGGTCGTGTGCGAGAAGGGAggctgtgttggggggggggggggttgtgggggaggggggatcatTGAAtaccataacttttgtactatttcaccaatCGAAACAAAacctatttgacttgcagcagtgGAGAATGGTGCAAAAGGTGCAAAAAGGGTGGTAAGGTGCAAAAAATCATTGCGCTCTGGGGGGTCATTTTGCGCAAATTTAGTTGCAATGCAGACAGGAagcggtcaagatgagagttttatagacagacagacagacagacagacagacagacagacagacagacagacagagtcgtaaagtcatacagcatggactcAGGGCCTACGGCTCAAActgccacaccagccaacatgccccatctacagtgccTGTATTTCATCAgtaccacttctctccccccttccccctccactctccctccccactctttcccctctttcccccacccctctccccctccctccccatcctcctctctcAACACCTATactgctctcctttccctcccaaatctgttctgtttcctcctcctcctctcccctccctcccctcttcccacccaccctcccccacctgtgtgtttttggggggtggttaatgtgagtgtgatgccacagccacccccgccccccccccccccctcccgcaaacgccgttggggaaacagacccaacgggtctgcacttggtctagtctatattactaaaagtctgttagtctgttcttgaccgtttTGGGCCATCTGtgttgcgatttccgagagaacaccgccacctacggccgtataaaaccgggaagtggtgtgcctgagtgagtctgcaagctggaggaaggcagagggtcatgtttctctgagctgtgaataacactgaacacatgtccacacaactgtgagtaagtacccttaatgtggtttgaaaattaaaatatggttaaagtaaaaaagcactgcctgcaaatggttgtttggggggtttgggttgaaataaaaggcactctcctcccccccccccccccctctcctctccctccccccccccctccactccccccccccccccctctctacctcccccctctctccacctcccccccctctcctctcccccccctctcgacCCCCCCTCTCTCGACCCCCCTCTCGTCCCCCCCTCCTCTcgtccccctctcatcccccctctctcgtCCCCCCTCTCGTCCCCCCCTCTCATCCAATCCCTCTCGTCCCCCATCtctcgtccccccccctccctccccccctcctctcctctcctctcccccctcacctccccctctctcctctcccccctctcctctcccccctctcctcccccctctccctcccccctctcctctcccccctctcttcccctcactctcaccctctccctctcctcccctccacccccacctttcccctctcacccccccccccccctctccccctccccaccccctctccctcgtgcccctctctctgtgtctctgccccttctctctctgccctcactctctacccctccctccccctcccccccctctctagatgtgactgcaagttgggggctatgcgtcagtagatagggtggttatgggataaaaggagcaaattaataatattaatataatatcaaggggggtaattagcatgaggtcgggggggggggtagttagtgtgtgtgatgctgcatgccacctcccccccctccccccccacaaccgcacattgggggaacagacccaatgggtctgcacttggtctagttatatattaaaactctgtggctgccgccgtccgtttgtccggctgcctttctgccttttgattcgtttccatcgtgtgatgtcacaatgcccaatgctcgcagatgtccaatcgggatggatccatttacatatgcctttgtaccagccccagcccctggtgaacgttccatcatgtgatgtcacaatgcccaatgcccaaagacattgttgccatagagggagtacagagaaggttaaccagactgactCATATAGAATTTATATTCAcacttatagaatcttatgtttctatgtttccctctcctcacccctctccctctcccacccatgcctctctacccccccccctcccctctccccccactcgcttcctctacccccctccctcctcactcttccacttctctcccccttccccctccactctccctccccacactttcccctctcaccccccacctctctccccctgcgtccctccttccctcccttcacaatccccgcctcccccacacatctctctccccattcccctctctcaccccacgttacatcatgtgatgtcacaaagccaaatgcccaaagacattcttgccatagagtgagtacagagaaggttcaccagactgattccggggatgtcaggactttcatatgaagaaagattggatagactcggcttgtactcgctagaatttagaagattgattggtgatcttatagaatcttatgtttctgtttccctctcctcacccctctccctctcccacacccatccctctctcccccaccctcttcaTTCTCTAccgcacccccttccctctccccccgcccccttcccctacccctctgtccctcttccaccactccccccctaccccttctctcccctattccccctccagtctcccaccccccccccactctttcccctctctccccccacccctccccccccctccctccctcctcccctcccctcccccatatctctctcctcatccccctctctcaaaACCGCtaccccccgctctcctttcctcccccaaATCTGTCCGGTTCcatcaccctcctctccc
Protein-coding sequences here:
- the LOC129693671 gene encoding major histocompatibility complex class I-related gene protein-like — protein: FHQLAFYYLLNHGLSELPEYSMVAMLDDLQIAYFDSTLERAVPRQRWMAQSFPQDHWDSMAITVAGFHGIVKGNAEIVYQQQHGILTPAIFFVQGFCGCEVDSDNSTDGFVRLGYDGEDACAFDKDRMRWIALRPDFQVLADRWNVNIFMNKYFKDLLEKDCVKWLLIYLECGQEALQRRGTRPRHSDWWNGETPEVFIGIKRDGSQSLSLSCLVTGFYPQAIDVTWLRDGEGVPGFESSDLLPNWDGTYQLKNTIELIKEDVAKFSCYIEHTTLLRGVNVPQERAAKDDIKIRIVTGAAIVPLILLGIILGIGCWKKRKRKKNHNNQGPADNSRDQERTAVTMKHNQLPLGCRGGLWE